One window of the Maylandia zebra isolate NMK-2024a linkage group LG19, Mzebra_GT3a, whole genome shotgun sequence genome contains the following:
- the LOC101483787 gene encoding BTB/POZ domain-containing protein 6-B, which yields MPTADCRLLHHGRIMRCLTYLLLLPETLKKSKKVTKLPGRLPLCYEILTLSLSSKKKQQEKKMAAELYPANNTNLANGTTVADAEKTKELQVCQASGSSAGGGGSAATTPTTQQNINNNNVDPPSWQCSHPTLRERNALMFNNELMADVHFIVGPLGASQKLPAHKYVLAVGSSVFCAMFYSDLAEEESEIHIPDVEPAAFLILLKYLYSDEIDLEADTVLATLYAAKKYIVPALAKACVTFLETSLEAKNACVLLSQSRLFEEPELTQRCWEVIDAQAELALCSEGFCEIDLQTLDIILRRETLNTKEVVVFEAVMNWATAECKRQGLGPTTRNKREVLGKALFLVRIPTMSLDEFANGAAQSDILTLEETHNVFLWYTAAKKPQLDFPLNPRKGLAPQRCHRFQSSAYRSNQWRYRGRCDSIQFAVDKRIFIAGLGLYGSSGGKAEYSVKIELKRQGVILAQNLTKFVSDGSSSTFPVWFEHPVQVEQDAFYTVSAVLDGNELSYFGQEGMTEVQCGKVTFQFQCSSDSTNGTGVQGGQIPELVFYA from the exons ATGCCAACGGCAGACTGCAGGTTGCTCCATCATGGCCGGATCATGAGGTGTTTGACTTATTTGCTGCTACTTccagaaacactgaaaaagtcCAAGAAGGTAACCAAGCTGCCGGGCCGGCTGCCGCTATGTTATGAGATCCTGACTCTGTCCCTGTCGAGCAAGAAAAAGCAGCAGGAGAAGAAGATGGCTGCGGAGTTGTACCCCGCTAACAACACCAACCTGGCCAACGGCACTACGGTGGCTGACGcggagaagaccaaggagctgcaGGTGTGCCAGGCCAGCGGGAGCAGCGCCGGCGGCGGAGGGAGCGCGGCGACCACCCCGACCACCCAGcaaaacatcaacaacaacaacgtagACCCACCCAGCTGGCAGTGCAGCCACCCCACGCTCCGAGAGAG GAACGCCTTGATGTTTAACAATGAGCTGATGGCTGATGTCCACTTCATTGTCGGGCCCTTGGGGGCCTCGCAGAAGCTTCCCGCACACAAG TACGTGCTGGCCGTGGGAAGCTCCGTCTTCTGTGCCATGTTTTACAGCGATCTGGCGGAGGAGGAGTCTGAGATCCATATTCCAGATGTGGAACCTGCTGCTTTTCTAATTCTGCTGAA GTACTTGTACAGCGATGAGATCGACCTGGAGGCAGACACGGTGCTGGCCACCCTGTATGCTGCCAAAAAGTACATCGTCCCTGCACTGGCCAAGGCCTGCGTCACCTTCCTGGAGACCAGCCTGGAGGCCAAGAATGCCTGTGTGCTGCTCTCTCAGAGCCGCCTGTTTGAGGAGCCCGAGCTGACGCAGCGCTGCTGGGAAGTAATCGACGCGCAGGCCGAGCTCGCGCTGTGCTCGGAGGGCTTCTGTGAGATCGACCTGCAGACGCTGGACATCATCTTGCGGCGGGAGACCCTCAACACCAAAGAAGTGGTGGTGTTTGAGGCGGTCATGAACTGGGCCACGGCAGAATGCAAGAGACAGGGTTTGGGGCCAACCACTCGCAACAAAAGAGAGGTACTGGGTAAGGCGCTGTTCTTGGTGCGCATCCCCACCATGAGCCTGGACGAATTTGCAAACGGTGCTGCGCAGTCGGACATCCTGACACTGGAGGAGACGCACAATGTCTTCCTGTGGTACACTGCGGCTAAAAAGCCCCAACTAGACTTCCCTCTGAATCCCAGGAAGGGCTTGGCTCCTCAGAGGTGCCACCGCTTCCAGTCCTCGGCCTACCGGAGCAACCAGTGGCGCTACCGCGGCCGGTGCGACAGCATCCAGTTTGCTGTGGACAAGCGGATCTTTATTGCCGGTTTGGGCCTGTACGGGTCGAGCGGCGGCAAAGCCGAGTACAGCGTCAAAATCGAGCTTAAGAGACAGGGGGTGATCCTGGCGCAGAACCTGACAAAGTTTGTGTCGGACGGCTCGAGCAGCACGTTCCCGGTGTGGTTCGAGCATCCCGTTCAGGTGGAGCAGGACGCGTTCTACACAGTGAGCGCCGTCCTGGACGGGAATGAGCTGAGCTACTTCGGCCAGGAGGGCATGACGGAGGTGCAGTGCGGGAAGGTCACGTTTCAGTTCCAGTGCTCCTCCGACAGCACCAACGGGACTGGAGTACAGGGAGGACAGATCCCCGAGCTTGTGTTCTATGCATAA